A genome region from Arachis duranensis cultivar V14167 chromosome 8, aradu.V14167.gnm2.J7QH, whole genome shotgun sequence includes the following:
- the LOC107460720 gene encoding glutathione S-transferase TCHQD → MQLYHHPFDLDSLKVRLALEEKGVDYTSHHVNPITGKNLDSSFFKMNPSGRLPVFQNGSHIIYKTIDIIQYIERIAVVSAGSENISTSGREVIEWMQKIQEWDPKFFSLSHIPEKYRIYVSKFIRRVVIARMSESPELAGAYHRKLREAYQTEEKMKDPDVARRSEEHLVRLLDEVERQLGETPYLAGQDFTMADVVLIPVLARLVLLDLEKVYITNRPNIAEYWVLVQQRPSYKKVIGKHFVGWRKHKTLIKTWCFVHIRSLLKRY, encoded by the exons ATGCAGTTATATCATCATCCATTTGATTTAGATAGTCTGAAGGTTAGACTTGCATTGGAAGAGAAAGGCGTCGATTATACGTCTCACCATGTCAATCCGATAACTGGCAAGAACTTGGATTCCTCATTCTTCAAGATGAATCCGAGTGGAAGACTACCTGTTTTCCAAAATGGATCTCACATCATATACAAGACTATAGATATAATACA GTACATAGAGAGAATTGCTGTGGTCTCGGCAGGGTCTGAGAATATCAGTACCAGTGGCAGGGAAGTGATTGAATGGATGCAGAAGATACAAGAGTGGGATCCTAAGTTCTTTTCACTTTCTCATATACCAGAAAAATACCGCATTTACGTCTCCAAATTCATAAGGCGTGTTGTGATTGCCCGTATGTCCGAATCCCCTGAATTAGCAGGCGCTTACCATCGGAAGTTAAGAGAAGCCTATCAAActgaagaaaaaatgaaagacCCAGATGTTGCAAGGAGGAGCGAGGAGCACTTGGTTAGACTGCTTGACGAAGTAGAGCGGCAGCTAGGCGAAACACCTTACTTAGCTGGTCAAGACTTCACCATGGCCGATGTGGTGCTTATCCCGGTGCTGGCTCGCTTAGTGCTCTTGGATTTAGAGAAAGTGTACATAACCAATAGGCCAAACATCGCCGAATACTGGGTTTTGGTTCAACAGAGGCCTAGTTATAAAAAGGTGATTGGTAAGCATTTTGTTGGTTGGAGAAAACACAAAACATTAATAAAAACATGGTGCTTTGTTCATATTAGAAGTTTGCTGAAGAGATACTAG